ATTTGCGCCAAGAAATAAATTCGCTTTAGCAATTGATTTTGAATATAATCCACCAATGTTTGAAATTAGTAAAACTCATGGTGCAAGAACTTGATTATTAGATCCAAGAGCACCTAAAGTTGAAAAACCTAAAATGTTAGAAAACTTAAAAGAAGCTGTAATTGAAGCAAAGGTAGGTGAATAGTATGGCTAAGGATTCAATCATAAAAGTACGTGATCTTTTAATTGAATATGGACACGGTAAAAACAAAGTTTCCGCTGTTAAAGAAGTTTCTTTTGATATTTATAAAGGAGAAACTTTTGGACTGGTAGGAGAATCTGGTTCTGGTAAATCAACTATTGGTAAAGCCTTGATGGGAATCGAACCAATTAATGATGGAACTATTTACTACCAAGATACATTAGCATTTGGTAAAGCACCTAATTTAATTAAGATGAATGAAAAAATGGAACACCACATTAAAGTAATGAAACTTAATCAAACTGCTATTACTAAAGCTTTAGAAATTTATTCAGAAGATTACAAGCGTGTTTACTTCAAATATATTGAAGGAAGATATTATGACTTAAAATCAAAAGAAACTGTTGAATATTCTGATAATAAAATTAGAAAAATTGAAGAGGGTTTAGATTTAAAAGATCATAAATTAGTTTCAAAATCAAAAGATCCAAAATTAAAATTAGTTGAGGATGCTGTTAAAGAAATTATTAAAAGAATTTTAAAATTATACAAACTTCAAGATAAGTCTTTAGCATTTTTAAAAATGTTAAAAGAGGATGGAATTATTAATCCAGAGTTATTAAAAAAAGTTAATGAATTGCATGCAAGAACAAATAAGCTAACAATTAAAATTAGAAAATCAGAATCTAAAATGTACTTAACAATTCAAGAAATTGAAAAGGTTAGAGACGATGTTAGAAAAGGCAAGTACAAATCAGTAAAAAGATTTTTCTTTGACTTAGGTAAACTATTAGAAATTTTAATTGCTGAACATAAATTAGTATCGCCTATGATTTCTGATTTAAAACAAGCTCAAAAATTAAGTTCTGCAATTGTATCAACAGGTAGTGATAAAAAACAATGATTAAAATGAATAAATGAAAAAATAGCAACAATCGGTGATGAATCAAAAGTTGCTGAATTAGAACTAATCAGAGAACTAATGTCTATGGAAAATATTCAAAAAACATTAGAAAAATCACCAAAATATTCATTACCAACTAGTTCAGAAAGACATGAATTAAAAAAACAAATGCAAATGATTTTCCAAGATCCAGCATCATCATTAAATGATAGAATGCCAGTTGAAGAAATTATTGCTGAAGGTTTAGATAATTTCCCTGAATTATACAAAAATGAACAAGCTGCTCAAACTTATATTGACTGATTTAATTTAAATAATCCAGATAAAGTAGGAAAAATAACATTAGAAAACATTAAATACCAAAAAGTAAAACAATTTTTAATTTTACAGTTATTAACTACTGTTGGTATGTTACCTGAACACTTGTCACGTTACCCACATGAATTCTCTGGTGGTCAACGTCAACGTATTGGTATTGCTAGAGCATTAGTTATGAAACCATCATTTGTTGTTTGTGATGAACCTATCTCAGCACTTGATGTTTCAATTAGAGCACAAGTAATTAACTTACTAGCTAAATTTCAATTAGAATTTGATTTAACATATATTTTCATTGCTCACGACTTAAGTGTTGTTAGATTTATTGCAAATAGAATTGCAGTTATTTATCGTGGAGATATTGTTGAATTAGCTGATGCTGATGAATTATTTAATAATCCATTACACCCATATACTAAATCATTATTATCTGCTGTACCATTACCAGATCCAGATTTAGAGAAAAAGAAAAAAAGCATCAAATACAAACCTGAGGAGCAACATTTTGATTACATTACAGATTCTCCAAAATGAAGAGAAGTTCAAAAAGGACACTTTATTTTAGCGAATGAAAGAGAAGTTGCTGAAATTAAATCCGATAAAAGAAAATCTAAAAAAATCGAGAAAGGAGCATAATTATGAAAAAATTACTTAGTATAATTGCTGCTGCAACTTTAGTTACAACAGCCGGATCAACTTTAGTTTCTTGTGGAATGTCTACAACAAAACTAATGGCAAGAAAAGTAAATACAAAAGAGTATAAAGGTTTCATGACTGCGGCTCTTAATACTTGATCACCTGGATCAACTATGCAAAATTCAGACTCAATCATATTAGAAAACTTATATGACGGATTATTAACTCCTAATGCTCATGGTGAAATCGAAGGTCAAATGGCTGATTGATGGGGACATAATGCAGAAGGAACTGAATATTACTTTCACTTAAGAGATAAAGAAACAGAATCTAAAGATGGAAGAAAAACAGGGGTTCCAAAATGAACTGCTGTTAAAAATGGTCAAATTAAAAGCACACAAGATGTTACAACTATGGACTTCTATAATGCATTTAGATTTACATTTAACCCAAATAGTTCAGCTGATGGGGCTGCTCCAACAAATGGATTATTTAAAAACGGTTCAAAATTACAAAGCATATTATCAACTATTTCAACATATGATGCTGTTAAATTAGAGGGTAAAAATTTTGGTAGAACAACTGCTCAAGGTGGACAACAAAATATTGGTGCTGAAGCTATTTCGACAAGAAACTTTGACATCATTGTTATGTTAGTTAACCTTTGAACTGCTGAAAAAGACGGGCAAGCTAAAATTGATGCATTAGCCAATGCCAAAATTATTCCAATTACAAATGGTAAAGATAAAGATGGTAAAGATATAATAATTGGTTACCAACAAACTCCTGAATTTGATGCCTTAATTACTGAAATGGAAAAATACCAAGGTGAAGAAAACTTTCAAAAATTAATTTCAGATAGTGCACAAAACGGTGGAATGATGGCTATTTCTCTTTCAAAAGAAGGATTAGGAACAGCAACTTCTTCAAAAGGAACATATGAAACAAGTAATGAACAAGTTTATAACATTAGATATACTTTGGAAAATGCTTCAACTTCATTCTTTACATCAGCTGCTGGATATGGTTCATTAAAGCCTTTA
The Mesoplasma entomophilum DNA segment above includes these coding regions:
- a CDS encoding ATP-binding cassette domain-containing protein; translation: MAKDSIIKVRDLLIEYGHGKNKVSAVKEVSFDIYKGETFGLVGESGSGKSTIGKALMGIEPINDGTIYYQDTLAFGKAPNLIKMNEKMEHHIKVMKLNQTAITKALEIYSEDYKRVYFKYIEGRYYDLKSKETVEYSDNKIRKIEEGLDLKDHKLVSKSKDPKLKLVEDAVKEIIKRILKLYKLQDKSLAFLKMLKEDGIINPELLKKVNELHARTNKLTIKIRKSESKMYLTIQEIEKVRDDVRKGKYKSVKRFFFDLGKLLEILIAEHKLVSPMISDLKQAQKLSSAIVSTGSDKKQWLKWINEKIATIGDESKVAELELIRELMSMENIQKTLEKSPKYSLPTSSERHELKKQMQMIFQDPASSLNDRMPVEEIIAEGLDNFPELYKNEQAAQTYIDWFNLNNPDKVGKITLENIKYQKVKQFLILQLLTTVGMLPEHLSRYPHEFSGGQRQRIGIARALVMKPSFVVCDEPISALDVSIRAQVINLLAKFQLEFDLTYIFIAHDLSVVRFIANRIAVIYRGDIVELADADELFNNPLHPYTKSLLSAVPLPDPDLEKKKKSIKYKPEEQHFDYITDSPKWREVQKGHFILANEREVAEIKSDKRKSKKIEKGA